In the genome of Geotrypetes seraphini chromosome 16, aGeoSer1.1, whole genome shotgun sequence, one region contains:
- the LOC117349719 gene encoding olfactory receptor 1019-like: MAYDRYVAVCNPLQYVLIMNKKVCALLATAAWLVGFLDPVALTVMVAQLSFCGSMEIDHFFCELQSILKLSCSKIHLIQYVIYIYGALVGLSAFLLTLTSYIFIVAAILKIKSTEGRRKAFSTCSSHLTLIILFYVTIMFVNMRPTSASSQDYDKFVSLLYVVLIPLVNPIVYSLKNKELKRALRKYILKTKPRIGNVFCPVMVECDMAGMSRANYRKQ; this comes from the coding sequence ATGGCCTATGATCGCTATGTAGCAGTATGCAACCCCTTGCAGTATGTGCTTATCATGAATAAAAAGGTTTGTGCTCTGCTGGCCACTGCTGCATGGCTTGTCGGTTTCCTGGATCCAGTGGCACTCACTGTTATGGTAGCCCAGCTCTCATTTTGCGGCTCAATGGAAATTGACCATTTTTTTTGTGAACTGCAAAGCATTCTGAAGCTTTCATGCAGTAAAATTCACCTCATTCAGTATGTGATATATATTTATGGAGCCTTGGTAGGACTTAGTGCTTTTCTGCTTACCCTAACATCCTACATTTTCATTGTAGCAGCCATCTTGAAAATTAAGTCTACAGAGGGAAGACgcaaagccttctccacttgctCCTCTCATCTGACACTCATCATTCTCTTCTATGTGACTATCATGTTTGTTAACATGCGCCCAACATCAGCATCATCCCAGGACTATGATAAATTTGTTTCCTTGCTATATGTGGTGCTGATTCCCTTGGTAAACCCCATTGTGTATAGCTTGAAGAATAAGGAACTGAAGAGAGCTTTGAGAAAATATATCTTGAAAACAAAGCCTAGGATAGGAAATGTATTCTGCCCAGTAATGGTAGAATGTGATATGGCAGGGATGTCAAGAGCTAATTATAGGAAGCAGTGA
- the LOC117349718 gene encoding olfactory receptor 8D1-like produces MNMENQTTVKEFILLGFYEFQELQVPLFLLFLFIYVISLLGNLIIITVTCAEVSLHTPMYCFLCDLSFLDIFYSSVTVPKLLTSLLTGSRCISLVECFTQMYFFMFLASVELLLLSFMAYDRYAAICHPLRYTLIMNKRVCVLLAGAPWVWGLLEPVGHVTMLSQFSFCRSHEINHFFCDPTALLILACDNTQNFEILTFIIGVLVSLSPFVLTLTSYVCIIAAILGIRSAEGRRKAFSTCSSHLTVVILLYGTIICIYMKPNSTHSSVLDKFFSLLYTVVIPMLNPIIYSLRNQDVQRALRKMFTRKTCFSRI; encoded by the coding sequence ATGAACATGGAAAACCAGACTACAGTGAAAGAATTCATTCTTCTGGGCTTCTATGAATTCCAAGAGCTTCAGGTGCCTCTCTTTCTGCTCTTCCTATTCATCTATGTGATATCCCTATTGGGAAACCTTATTATTATCACAGTGACATGTGCTGAGGTCTCCCTGCATACTCCTATGTACTGTTTCCTCTGTGACTTATCCTTCCTGGATATCTTTTACTCCTCAGTCACTGTTCCCAAGCTGCTCACTAGCTTGCTGACAGGAAGTCGATGCATATCTCTTGTTGAATGTTTCACTCAAATGTATTTCTTTATGTTTCTTGCTTCTGTGGAGCTCTTGCTTCTTTCCTTTATGGCATATGATCGCTATGCAGCAATCTGCCACCCCTTGCGCTACACACTCATTATGAACAAGCGGGTATGTGTCTTGCTGGCTGGTGCCCCATGGGTTTGGGGGCTCCTGGAACCTGTGGGTCATGTCACCATGCTGTCCCAGTTCTCCTTCTGCAGGTCTCACGAAATCAACCATTTCTTCTGTGACCCTACAGCATTGCTCATTCTCGCCTGTGACAACACTCAGAATTTTGAAATTTTGACTTTCATAATAGGAGTGCTGGTGTCCCTCAGCCCTTTTGTTCTCACTCTGACATCCTATGTCTGCATTATTGCTGCTATCCTTGGGATCCGTTCAGCTGAAGGAAGAAggaaagccttctccacctgctcCTCCCATCTCACAGTTGTCATCCTCTTGTATGGGACAATTATTTGCATCTATATGAAACCAAATTCCACACATTCATCAGTTctggacaaatttttctccttgCTCTACACTGTTGTGATTCCTATGTTAAACCCCATCATTTACAGTCTCAGGAACCAGGATGTTCAAAGAGCCCTGAGAAAAATGTTTACAAGAAAAACTTGCTTCTCTAGAATATAA